In Triticum urartu cultivar G1812 chromosome 6, Tu2.1, whole genome shotgun sequence, the following proteins share a genomic window:
- the LOC125513379 gene encoding CASP-like protein 2D1 — protein sequence MCSPIWILVLVSESSTPDLSVHRTRSAEAAARKMTTTTRRRPLKVPEMALRVCVIPLALASLWEMATNKQANDTYGEISFSNLSGFKYLVFINAVTAAYSVVSILMSSFKSLARYDWLIFLLDQAAAYLLVTSCSAAAELVYLAMEGDREVSWGEVCSYFGRFCGRATVSVALQAAALLCFVALSLVSAFRVFREFDAPGAHVDCSGDSDSKQEGRG from the exons ATGTGCTCTCCCATTTGGATACTAGTGTTGGTCTCAGAGTCCTCCACCCCGGACCTCTCTGTTCACCGCACACGATCAGCAGAGGCAGCGGCAaggaagatgacgacgacgacaaGGAGGAGACCCTTGAAGGTCCCTGAGATGGCGCTGAGGGTGTGCGTGATCCCCCTCGCCTTGGCCTCCCTGTGGGAGATGGCCACCAACAAGCAAGCTAATGACACCTACGGAGAGATCAGCTTCTCCAACCTCTCCGGCTTCAA GTATTTAGTTTTCATTAACGCTGTCACTGCCGCCTATTCCGTGGTCTCCATCCTGATGTCATCCTTCAAGTCCCTCGCTCGCTATGATTGGCTCATTTTCCTCCTGGATCAG GCGGCGGCGTACCTGCTGGTGACATCGtgctcggcggcggcggagctggTGTACCTGGCGATGGAGGGCGACCGGGAGGTGTCGTGGGGCGAGGTGTGCTCCTACTTCGGTCGGTTCTGCGGCAGGGCCACCGTGTCCGTGGCGCTGCAGGCCGCCGCGCTGCTCTGCTTCGTCGCGCTCTCCCTCGTCTCCGCCTTCCGGGTCTTCCGCGAGTTCGACGCCCCTGGTGCTCATGTTGATTGCTCGGGGGACTCTGACTCCAAGCAGGAAGGTAGAGGATGA